From Alteromonas sp. RKMC-009, one genomic window encodes:
- a CDS encoding capsule biosynthesis protein produces MKAKATLNKLKKNKLVFILAPWLLYAFYLIVWAAPQYESTSKLIIKSTDGGSSFDPTSLLGASISGVASTNDSQIIESYIKSQDMMRYLEKTLSLSSHYGADHADMFSRLPEDHSQTQFYEYYLQQISVEVDSASSVITLNVKAYTPEFAQQVNSTIVNKAEQFLNDINNNLAKSKMEFAKGEHQVVEDKLQTAKRDILAFQSKYNVLDPTAEGAASQQIAFSLQATLAQKKAELNTMETMMSPSAPEVQNIKRQIGALQQQINIQKEGFSNQVTGESLSVTEQMAKYSDLQIQLQLAIQAFSSSLVSLENARVEAYQKLQYLVTIESPTLPDDDAYPKIVYNLVLFGVILLILYGTARIIIATIKEL; encoded by the coding sequence ATGAAAGCGAAAGCAACCCTCAACAAACTGAAAAAGAACAAGCTGGTTTTCATTCTTGCGCCCTGGCTGTTATATGCGTTCTACCTGATTGTGTGGGCAGCACCGCAATATGAAAGTACAAGTAAGCTCATTATTAAATCCACAGACGGCGGCAGTTCCTTTGACCCCACCAGTTTACTGGGTGCATCAATCAGCGGCGTAGCGTCGACAAACGACAGTCAGATCATTGAGAGTTATATCAAATCTCAGGATATGATGCGTTATCTGGAAAAAACGTTGTCCTTAAGCAGCCATTACGGTGCAGACCATGCGGACATGTTCAGCCGTTTACCGGAAGACCACAGCCAGACACAATTTTATGAGTATTACCTGCAACAAATTTCAGTGGAAGTAGATTCAGCATCTTCTGTTATCACCCTGAATGTAAAAGCTTACACGCCGGAATTTGCACAGCAGGTCAACAGCACCATTGTGAATAAGGCCGAGCAATTTCTGAACGACATTAATAACAATCTGGCCAAATCTAAAATGGAATTCGCTAAGGGCGAACATCAGGTTGTAGAAGATAAACTGCAAACAGCAAAGCGTGACATCCTCGCCTTCCAGTCTAAGTACAACGTGCTTGACCCTACCGCCGAAGGTGCCGCTTCCCAGCAAATTGCGTTCTCTTTGCAGGCCACGCTGGCGCAAAAGAAGGCAGAGCTGAATACCATGGAGACGATGATGTCACCCAGTGCCCCTGAGGTACAAAACATCAAACGTCAGATTGGAGCCCTGCAACAACAAATTAATATTCAAAAGGAAGGCTTCAGCAACCAGGTAACCGGTGAATCGCTGTCTGTAACAGAACAGATGGCAAAGTACTCTGACCTGCAAATCCAGCTGCAACTGGCTATTCAGGCTTTTTCGTCTTCGCTGGTGTCACTGGAAAATGCCAGGGTCGAGGCCTATCAGAAATTACAATATCTGGTCACCATCGAGTCACCCACCCTGCCGGATGACGATGCTTATCCTAAAATAGTCTATAACCTGGTGCTTTTTGGGGTCATTTTACTCATCCTGTATGGCACAGCACGTATTATCATTGCGACTATCAAAGAGT
- a CDS encoding ABC transporter ATP-binding protein: MIRIENLTKSYPSKLGPQYIFKNLNFEFPTDHSVAILGKNGAGKSTLFRMLAKSEYPDKGRILTNKSMSWPVALATGIHPQMTGRENTRFIGRINQVKSLPQYEKQVQEFAEIGGRFDLPVKTYSSGMRAKLVFACCINIDFDIYLIDEATSVGDPTFRRKARNALKEKNLTAGMIMVSHELDQIREFCTSAILIEDGKLNYFSDLEEGISAYMAE; this comes from the coding sequence GTGATTAGAATAGAAAATCTGACTAAGAGCTACCCGAGCAAACTCGGGCCGCAATACATTTTTAAAAATTTAAACTTTGAATTCCCCACCGACCATAGTGTTGCCATATTGGGTAAAAACGGTGCCGGTAAATCCACGTTGTTCCGTATGCTGGCCAAAAGCGAATATCCGGACAAGGGCAGGATCCTTACAAATAAATCCATGTCCTGGCCGGTTGCACTGGCCACCGGTATTCATCCGCAAATGACCGGCAGGGAAAATACGCGATTTATTGGCCGTATCAACCAGGTGAAGTCGCTGCCTCAGTATGAAAAACAAGTGCAGGAATTCGCCGAGATTGGTGGCCGGTTTGATTTACCGGTTAAGACGTATTCCTCAGGTATGCGTGCCAAGCTGGTTTTTGCCTGCTGTATTAATATTGATTTTGATATTTATCTCATTGACGAAGCAACTTCTGTAGGCGACCCCACATTTCGCCGCAAGGCCCGTAATGCCCTGAAAGAGAAAAATCTGACAGCAGGTATGATCATGGTCAGTCACGAACTGGACCAGATCAGGGAATTTTGTACTTCAGCCATTCTTATTGAAGACGGTAAGCTGAATTATTTCAGCGACCTGGAAGAAGGCATCAGTGCCTACATGGCAGAATAA
- a CDS encoding ABC transporter permease produces MDITFKSQVAAWRRVIFALFLRELQSKFNDKLGLGWAFIEPFVFIFAMSYLRSFISGSDVHSVPLFVFMMMGLMGVQTFMTCTSVVPESIGKAKPLYAFRQVQPMAALITSAFMEFVIKVGVVCLVVCAVYLLDIDFDVDNPLLLIALFALLWIFCFSISLVFGVLIAFIPEMKKIKNMLNRPIFFISCTFFSLQDLSPEVWPWLTWNPLVHFIELARYACYETYGDTGVSLQFAVEVTAITLFAGLALYHTTWKKVLSR; encoded by the coding sequence ATGGATATTACCTTTAAATCACAGGTTGCAGCATGGCGAAGAGTGATCTTCGCCCTGTTTCTCCGTGAGCTGCAAAGCAAGTTCAATGATAAACTGGGACTTGGCTGGGCCTTTATTGAACCCTTCGTGTTCATTTTTGCCATGTCCTATCTCCGCAGCTTTATCAGCGGCAGCGACGTTCATTCCGTGCCGTTATTTGTATTTATGATGATGGGCCTGATGGGCGTACAAACATTCATGACCTGCACGTCTGTGGTACCTGAATCAATCGGTAAAGCAAAACCCCTCTATGCCTTCAGGCAGGTACAGCCTATGGCTGCGCTTATCACCTCAGCGTTTATGGAATTTGTGATAAAAGTTGGTGTGGTTTGCCTTGTTGTATGTGCTGTATATCTGCTGGATATTGATTTTGACGTGGACAACCCTCTGCTGTTAATTGCACTTTTCGCATTACTGTGGATTTTTTGCTTTTCCATCAGCCTGGTATTCGGTGTCCTCATTGCCTTCATACCTGAAATGAAAAAAATTAAAAATATGCTTAACCGGCCTATCTTTTTCATTTCCTGTACCTTTTTCAGTCTGCAGGATCTATCCCCTGAGGTCTGGCCCTGGTTAACCTGGAACCCACTGGTTCACTTTATTGAACTCGCCAGATACGCCTGCTATGAAACCTATGGTGATACCGGTGTATCTTTGCAGTTTGCTGTTGAAGTTACCGCCATCACTCTGTTTGCCGGATTAGCGCTCTATCACACAACCTGGAAGAAGGTGTTGTCACGGTGA
- a CDS encoding polysaccharide biosynthesis/export family protein: MSVIRTLSTLGKVVLACACFSSLATAQSLADLQQLREQAQQQNSGNSATTGTGNAQTQAVSPMNVQTSRTLPGARSSMSTSTGQYNKEPRSGVSLPGEPTVEDVFPYSEPLVSPPFAANLFIGGFESERSSGLNENYLIAPGDKISIWMWGAVNFSDVVTVDNQGNIFIPNIGPVHVADTPAGSVNALVTNSIKRIYTNDVNTYVNLLTSTPVAVYLTGPVIRPGQYAGLASDSVLYYLKRAGGIDFNRGSFRKIDIRREGKVIATADLYEFIREGTLPGVSFKDGDTIVVHPVGDRVTVADGANNSYTFEFKKDELMGETLLDYARPRDFISHVSVAGLRSDQQFAQYVSLNEFNNVVLQSGDEVNFINDHVAKVYQINIEGGHTGPSKIMVDRGTRLQDVLDYIHVDPSLASASDVYLRRESVAQSQRELIEQSLQRLERSIYTAPISSTGEGSIRVQEAQLVSDFIERARQVEPQGKVIVAENGEVANVLLEPNDTIVIPEATDLIHVGGEVMMPQAIVFNKDATTADYVAWAGGFTQRADDERILIIRQNGIVEFDSIHSSLWSEGEGKLTIRPGDQVVVLPSIDVKSLQTIKDITQIIYQIAVAANVATN; encoded by the coding sequence ATGTCAGTAATCCGTACACTTTCCACCTTGGGTAAGGTGGTGTTGGCCTGTGCCTGTTTTTCATCTCTTGCAACAGCACAATCTCTGGCCGATCTTCAGCAATTACGTGAACAGGCCCAACAGCAAAACTCGGGCAATTCCGCTACCACCGGAACCGGGAACGCCCAGACTCAAGCCGTGTCGCCTATGAATGTGCAGACTTCCCGTACTTTGCCGGGCGCACGCAGCAGCATGTCAACGTCTACCGGCCAGTACAATAAAGAACCCCGCTCCGGTGTGTCACTGCCCGGCGAACCAACCGTAGAAGATGTATTTCCTTACAGCGAACCGCTTGTCAGCCCGCCATTCGCTGCCAACCTCTTCATAGGCGGTTTCGAATCTGAGCGCAGCTCAGGCCTTAATGAAAACTACCTGATTGCGCCCGGTGATAAGATTTCAATCTGGATGTGGGGTGCCGTCAACTTCTCCGATGTGGTAACAGTTGATAACCAGGGAAATATTTTTATTCCTAACATTGGTCCTGTGCATGTTGCAGATACGCCGGCCGGTTCGGTGAATGCACTGGTCACTAACAGTATTAAAAGAATCTATACCAACGACGTTAACACCTACGTGAATTTGCTCACGTCTACGCCGGTAGCGGTTTATCTTACCGGCCCCGTTATCCGCCCCGGCCAGTATGCCGGCCTGGCATCAGACAGCGTGCTTTATTATCTTAAACGTGCCGGCGGTATTGATTTCAACCGTGGCAGCTTCCGTAAAATCGATATCCGCCGTGAAGGAAAAGTAATTGCCACGGCAGACCTTTATGAATTTATCCGTGAAGGCACCCTGCCCGGCGTTTCTTTTAAAGACGGTGATACCATTGTTGTTCATCCGGTAGGTGACAGAGTTACTGTCGCCGACGGTGCGAATAACAGCTATACCTTTGAATTCAAAAAAGACGAGTTGATGGGTGAGACTTTGCTTGACTATGCCAGACCACGGGATTTTATCAGTCATGTTTCCGTTGCCGGCCTCAGAAGCGATCAGCAGTTTGCTCAGTACGTTTCGCTAAATGAATTCAACAATGTTGTTTTGCAGTCCGGTGATGAAGTCAATTTCATTAATGACCACGTCGCGAAGGTTTACCAGATAAACATTGAAGGTGGTCACACTGGTCCTTCCAAAATCATGGTTGACCGGGGCACCCGTTTGCAGGATGTTCTGGATTACATTCATGTTGACCCGTCACTCGCCAGTGCGTCAGATGTTTATCTGCGTCGCGAAAGCGTGGCACAAAGTCAACGGGAGCTCATAGAACAGTCGCTGCAGCGCCTGGAGCGCAGCATCTATACAGCACCAATCAGTTCTACCGGAGAAGGTTCTATCCGTGTTCAGGAAGCGCAACTGGTCAGCGACTTCATTGAGCGTGCCAGACAAGTAGAGCCACAGGGTAAAGTCATTGTGGCTGAAAACGGTGAAGTGGCCAATGTACTGCTGGAGCCGAATGATACCATTGTCATCCCTGAAGCCACTGATCTCATTCATGTGGGCGGCGAAGTAATGATGCCTCAGGCTATTGTCTTCAATAAAGATGCGACCACCGCTGATTATGTTGCCTGGGCCGGCGGGTTTACCCAGCGCGCTGACGACGAGCGCATCCTTATCATCAGACAGAACGGTATCGTAGAGTTCGACAGTATTCACAGCAGTTTGTGGTCTGAAGGCGAAGGTAAGCTCACTATCCGTCCCGGTGATCAGGTTGTGGTATTACCGTCTATCGATGTTAAGTCTCTGCAGACCATCAAAGATATCACACAAATCATTTATCAGATTGCTGTGGCGGCCAACGTAGCTACCAACTGA
- the wecA gene encoding UDP-N-acetylglucosamine--undecaprenyl-phosphate N-acetylglucosaminephosphotransferase, with the protein MFDYLQIVPLFTAFFVALILLIVMTPLAHQFGLVDHPTYRKRHAGMVPLTGGVAIFMAVLVASVATDVWMKNNPLFFTASAFIVLLGMLDDRFQLSAKGRLLCQFGVAAIMAWSAQNYITSLGNIFGFGEAYLGIAGYFFTIVCVVGVINAFNMIDGIDGLAGGMSLIVLLTVVGILLGTGNGAAIMEPLIIVAAIVPFLAFNLSWKGFKGNKIFMGDAGSMFVGLTIVWLLVDHTQGEAAAFRPITAVWLIGLPLMDMAAIMYRRARKGQSMLRPDRKHLHNIFMRAGLSSRQALAAILFLGLCYAGVGILGEILMVPEYVMFWSFLGLLMVYSYIIQNIWKLIRHVKRSLKTKP; encoded by the coding sequence ATGTTTGATTATCTTCAAATTGTACCGTTGTTCACGGCATTTTTTGTCGCCCTGATTTTATTGATTGTGATGACTCCATTGGCTCATCAGTTTGGCCTGGTTGATCATCCGACTTACCGTAAACGTCACGCAGGCATGGTGCCTTTGACTGGTGGAGTTGCCATTTTCATGGCTGTGCTGGTGGCGAGTGTGGCGACTGATGTGTGGATGAAAAACAATCCTCTGTTTTTCACAGCATCAGCGTTTATTGTTTTGCTTGGCATGCTGGACGACCGCTTCCAGTTAAGTGCCAAAGGCCGTCTCCTTTGTCAGTTTGGTGTTGCTGCCATCATGGCATGGAGTGCACAGAATTATATTACTTCCCTGGGTAACATTTTCGGCTTCGGTGAAGCGTATCTGGGGATTGCCGGTTACTTCTTTACCATCGTCTGCGTTGTGGGTGTAATTAACGCTTTCAACATGATTGATGGTATAGACGGGCTCGCCGGTGGCATGAGTTTGATTGTTCTGTTGACAGTTGTCGGTATTCTGCTGGGAACAGGTAACGGTGCGGCTATCATGGAGCCGCTGATTATTGTCGCTGCTATCGTGCCGTTTCTGGCCTTCAATCTGAGCTGGAAAGGATTCAAAGGCAATAAAATTTTTATGGGTGATGCCGGCAGTATGTTTGTCGGGCTCACTATTGTGTGGTTGCTGGTGGACCACACGCAGGGCGAGGCCGCCGCTTTCAGACCTATTACCGCTGTGTGGTTGATTGGTCTTCCGCTGATGGACATGGCAGCGATCATGTACCGACGTGCACGCAAAGGGCAGTCAATGTTGCGTCCTGACCGGAAGCATTTGCACAATATCTTTATGCGCGCAGGTCTCTCCAGCAGACAAGCGCTGGCTGCGATTTTGTTCCTGGGTTTGTGTTACGCCGGTGTGGGTATTCTGGGAGAAATCCTGATGGTGCCTGAGTATGTCATGTTCTGGTCGTTCCTTGGCTTGCTGATGGTTTACAGCTATATCATTCAAAACATCTGGAAATTGATCCGTCACGTTAAACGATCATTGAAAACAAAACCTTAA